A genomic region of Alnus glutinosa chromosome 11, dhAlnGlut1.1, whole genome shotgun sequence contains the following coding sequences:
- the LOC133881154 gene encoding UPF0481 protein At3g47200-like has protein sequence MADPPVGEEIIIDIPLIDTSTKLRAPDWPECCIYRVLKLLRKVNEEAYTPKLISIGPFHNNREELRDMEIHKERYFRDFLDRTKKSQEDLRKIIEDNEKDIRLCYSEACRLNSRDFVKMILLDAIFIIELFLKLANGIYHDLLLLENQLPFFVLEKLYMFACKNYLHLSCNHREKGKSIAEHKKDLEGKKDAPFVKLFCNYFTYYDQKRKCWERFPCFIACLPWKCSGSFPSLCLFACLPCLMGFQSLTSLLGWFPMHILEVPQLVIDYGTEAIFRNLMALEQCHYPSKTYICSYVLLLNRLIDTEKDVDLLVDNKVIAHRLGSNTEVATLINKLGDQIFVAPTPSYFENIAQKLNDHYEFPLNRFLATLKKEYCTNVFRGTATIVGLIVLGFTLWSFIRSLVDE, from the exons ATGGCCGACCCTCCAGTTGGTGAAGAAATTATCATTGACATTCCCCTAATTGACACTTCAACCAAATTGCGCGCTCCGGATTGGCCCGAATGCTGTATCTACAGGGTTCTCAAGCTACTGCGCAAGGTAAATGAAGAAGCCTACACCCCTAAGCTAATCTCAATAGGCCCCTTTCATAACAACCGAGAAGAATTGAGGGACATGGAAATTCACAAAGAGAGATATTTTAGGGATTTCTTGGATCGAACTAAGAAGAGCCAGGAGGATCTTCGAAAGATCATTGAAGACAACGAAAAAGATATTCGTCTTTGCTATTCAGAAGCTTGTCGCCTCAATAGTAGagattttgtaaaaatgattcTATTAGATGCCATCTTTATAATTGAGCTCTTCTTAAAG CTGGCAAATGGTATATATCATGACTTGCTATTGCTTGAGAATCAGcttcctttttttgttcttgagaAACTATATATGTTCGCCTGCAAGAACTATTTACATTTGAGTTGCAACCATCGTGAAAAAGGAAAGTCAATTGCAGAACACAAAAAGGACCTGGAAGGGAAAAAGGATGCTCCCTTTGTCAAGCTTTTCTGCAATTACTTTACTTACTATGATCAAAAGCGAAA GTGTTGGGAACGCTTTCCGTGCTTCATTGCTTGCTTACCATGGAAGTGCTCGGGAAGCTTTCCGAGCTTATGCCTCTTTGCTTGCTTACCCTGCTTGATGGGCTTTCAATCCTTGACAAGCTTACTTGGGTGGTTTCCTATGCATATCTTAGAAGTCCCACAACTTGTGATAGACTACGGTACTGAAGCTATTTTCCGAAACCTCATGGCCCTGGAGCAGTGTCATTATCCATCTAAAACTTATATCTGCAGTTATGTTTTGCTATTGAACCGTCTTATTGACACTGAAAAAGATGTGGATTTGCTTGTTGATAACAAGGTCATTGCTCACCGCCTCGGTAGCAACACTGAAGTGGCGACTCTAATTAACAAACTCGGAGATCAGATATTCGTGGCACCTACACCCTCTTATTTTGAGAATATCGCTCAAAAGCTTAATGACCACTATGAGTTCCCTTTGAACCGTTTCTTGGCAACCCTGAAAAAAGAGTATTGCACCAATGTTTTTAGAGGCACAGCAACTATTGTTGGACTTATTGTCCTGGGTTTCACTCTCTGGAGTTTCATTAGGTCTCTTGTCGACGAGTAG